The following proteins come from a genomic window of Mycobacterium sp. DL:
- a CDS encoding adenylate/guanylate cyclase domain-containing protein yields MTGLQFAAYALAVVVIGETIALVVLALRLKAAQQEAEELRRRVDTRHLLLSGGTKAVKTVWETAGILRRDGFGAAVRSSIEELADWAEVERPDLARLAPGGRVAIMFSDIEESTALNERIGDRAWVRLIGRHDKSVRRHVDNHDGYVVKSQGDGFMVAFAKPEQAVRCAVDIQRSLRKDRDGIRVRIGIHVGKSVLRGDDLFGRNVAMAARVAGEADGGEILVSDAVLDSCGDLADIGFDDGRDAELKGFAGTQTLYAVAL; encoded by the coding sequence GTGACAGGACTGCAGTTCGCGGCGTACGCACTGGCGGTGGTTGTCATCGGCGAGACCATCGCGCTGGTGGTCCTCGCGCTGCGCCTGAAGGCGGCGCAGCAGGAGGCAGAAGAGCTGCGTCGCCGCGTTGATACCCGCCACCTGCTCCTTTCCGGAGGGACCAAGGCTGTCAAGACCGTGTGGGAGACCGCAGGCATCCTGCGCCGGGACGGCTTCGGCGCGGCCGTGCGGTCCTCGATCGAGGAACTCGCCGACTGGGCTGAGGTGGAGCGGCCCGATCTGGCCCGACTGGCACCCGGCGGCAGAGTCGCGATCATGTTCTCCGACATCGAGGAATCCACTGCGCTCAACGAACGCATCGGCGATCGAGCCTGGGTCAGGCTGATCGGCAGGCACGACAAATCGGTGCGCCGACACGTCGACAACCACGACGGCTACGTCGTGAAAAGTCAGGGCGACGGATTCATGGTTGCGTTCGCCAAGCCCGAGCAGGCAGTCCGGTGTGCGGTCGACATCCAGCGTTCACTGCGGAAGGACCGCGACGGCATTCGGGTGCGGATCGGTATCCACGTCGGCAAGTCGGTGCTGCGCGGCGACGACCTGTTCGGCCGCAACGTCGCCATGGCTGCCCGGGTGGCCGGAGAAGCCGACGGCGGCGAGATCCTGGTCAGCGACGCGGTACTTGACAGCTGCGGGGACCTCGCAGACATCGGCTTCGATGACGGTCGGGACGCCGAGCTCAAGGGTTTCGCCGGGACTCAGACCCTGTATGCGGTGGCGCTCTAG
- a CDS encoding aminotransferase: MRACAGFNFFEQSELPAPRVSEEQAQEILSSHYGLTARATSLGSQQDKNFIVSDAHGSVIAVLKIANPAFSAAELQAQDDAAQLIADADPGLRVAVPLANTTGEKCTAVDGLVDGTAYVRLLRHLPGGTLSESGYLPPAAVAGLGDVAGRVSQALRDFTHPGLDRILQWDLRFGRDVVDELSSFVGDPALRSRLQTATYDAWSRISPLDGALPRQAAHIDLTDDNVVVSWDRGGPHPDGIIDFGDLSYTWAVSELAITASSVLGHVGNQPTSVLPAIRAFHAVRPLSIAEADALWPLLVLRTAVLIVSGAQQATLDPDNEYITEQTDAEYRMFDAATSIPLDVMSSVIKADLGLTAPPAAVTVQAPLIAVDPATVATLDLSSTSEVYDTAGVLSTEVEADAARAALRNGATLAVTRFGEARLSRAPRLSQDAPAVVATGISVWLAADTSLAAPWDGEVSEDGTGGITLRSKDLELSVTGVTEAVGGTVRAGQPLAQAGANTPVELHVRTIGSPVAPPFVPADLAPGWLACTRDPRPLLGLTPAEMVEATDLLSRRDASFAPVQEFYYRTPPQFERGRRHFLMSTAGRSYLDMVNNVTVLGHAHPRIAATAARQLRRLNTNSRFNYSAVVEFSERLAALLPEPLDTVFLVNSGSEASDLAIRLATAATGRRDVVAVREAYHGWTYGTDAVSTSIADNPNALATRPDWVHTVESPNSFRGKYRGADASRYAGEAVAEIEALRAAGRAPAAFICESVYGNAGGMALPDGYLQQVYAAVRAGGGLAISDEVQVGYGRLGEWFWGFQQQQAVPDIVSVAKSTGNGYPLGAVITSRAVADAFSSQGYFFSSTGGSPLSCAIGMTVLDVLRDEGLQDNALRVGGHLKTRLLQLRDKHPIIGTVHGFGLYLGVEMIRDTTTLEPASEETSAICDRMLDLGVIIQPTGDHVNILKTKPPLCIDTEAADFYVDTLDRVLTEGW, from the coding sequence ATGAGAGCGTGCGCGGGCTTCAACTTCTTCGAGCAGTCCGAACTGCCCGCTCCCCGGGTCAGCGAGGAGCAGGCGCAGGAAATCCTGTCCTCCCATTACGGACTGACCGCTCGGGCGACATCGCTGGGCAGCCAACAGGACAAGAACTTCATCGTCAGCGACGCGCACGGCTCGGTGATCGCCGTGCTCAAGATCGCCAACCCCGCGTTCAGCGCGGCCGAGCTGCAGGCCCAGGACGACGCCGCACAACTGATCGCCGACGCCGACCCGGGCCTACGGGTCGCGGTGCCGTTGGCCAACACCACCGGCGAGAAGTGCACGGCCGTCGACGGTCTGGTCGACGGGACGGCCTACGTCCGGCTACTGCGACACCTCCCCGGCGGCACGCTCTCGGAGTCGGGCTATCTCCCCCCGGCCGCCGTAGCGGGCCTCGGGGACGTCGCAGGCCGGGTGAGCCAGGCACTGAGAGACTTCACCCATCCGGGTCTGGATCGAATCCTGCAGTGGGACTTACGCTTCGGTAGAGATGTTGTCGACGAGCTCAGCTCCTTCGTCGGCGACCCCGCGTTGCGCTCGCGACTGCAGACTGCGACCTACGACGCGTGGTCACGAATCTCTCCACTCGACGGCGCGCTGCCCCGGCAGGCCGCACACATCGACCTGACCGACGACAACGTGGTGGTGTCGTGGGACCGCGGAGGACCGCATCCTGACGGGATCATCGACTTCGGCGATCTGTCCTACACCTGGGCGGTGTCCGAGTTGGCGATCACGGCTTCGTCGGTTCTGGGACACGTTGGAAATCAACCGACTTCGGTGCTGCCCGCGATCCGGGCCTTCCACGCCGTCAGGCCGCTGTCGATCGCAGAAGCGGACGCCTTGTGGCCGCTGCTGGTGCTGCGGACCGCTGTGCTGATCGTCAGCGGCGCCCAGCAGGCCACCCTGGATCCCGACAACGAGTACATCACCGAGCAGACCGACGCCGAGTATCGGATGTTCGACGCAGCCACGTCGATCCCGCTCGACGTGATGAGTTCGGTGATCAAGGCTGACCTGGGGCTGACAGCGCCTCCGGCCGCAGTGACGGTGCAGGCACCCCTCATCGCCGTCGACCCGGCCACGGTGGCCACCCTGGACCTGTCCAGCACGTCGGAGGTCTACGACACCGCCGGCGTGCTGTCGACCGAGGTGGAGGCCGACGCGGCCCGCGCCGCACTGCGCAACGGCGCCACGCTCGCCGTCACCCGATTCGGGGAGGCGCGGCTCAGTCGGGCCCCCCGTCTGAGCCAGGACGCCCCCGCCGTCGTCGCCACCGGGATCAGCGTGTGGCTGGCGGCAGACACCTCCCTGGCCGCTCCGTGGGACGGGGAGGTGAGCGAGGACGGAACCGGCGGAATCACGCTGCGCAGCAAGGATCTCGAGTTGTCGGTCACAGGGGTGACAGAGGCCGTCGGCGGCACCGTCCGCGCCGGGCAACCCCTGGCGCAGGCGGGTGCGAATACTCCCGTCGAGCTTCACGTGCGCACCATCGGCTCACCTGTGGCACCGCCGTTCGTCCCCGCTGACCTGGCGCCGGGCTGGCTGGCCTGCACCCGAGATCCCCGCCCCCTTCTCGGACTGACACCGGCTGAGATGGTCGAGGCGACCGACCTGCTGTCGCGCCGGGACGCGAGCTTCGCGCCGGTGCAGGAGTTCTACTACCGCACCCCACCCCAGTTCGAGCGGGGCCGCCGCCATTTCCTGATGTCGACTGCCGGCCGCAGCTACCTCGACATGGTGAACAACGTCACCGTTCTCGGTCATGCCCATCCCCGTATCGCCGCCACCGCAGCCCGGCAGCTTCGACGGCTCAACACCAACTCACGTTTCAACTACTCGGCGGTGGTCGAATTCAGCGAACGCCTCGCCGCTCTGCTTCCTGAACCCTTGGACACCGTGTTCCTGGTCAATTCCGGTTCGGAGGCAAGCGATCTGGCGATTCGACTGGCGACAGCGGCCACCGGTAGGCGTGACGTGGTCGCCGTCCGCGAGGCCTATCACGGGTGGACCTACGGCACCGATGCGGTGTCGACGTCGATCGCCGACAACCCGAATGCGCTTGCCACCAGGCCAGATTGGGTACACACGGTCGAGTCGCCGAACAGTTTCCGGGGGAAGTACCGCGGCGCCGACGCGTCCCGGTATGCCGGGGAAGCGGTTGCCGAGATCGAGGCTCTGCGCGCGGCGGGCCGGGCGCCCGCGGCATTCATCTGCGAGAGCGTGTACGGCAACGCCGGCGGTATGGCCCTGCCCGACGGCTACCTGCAGCAAGTGTATGCAGCTGTCCGAGCCGGCGGTGGGCTGGCGATCTCCGACGAGGTGCAGGTGGGTTACGGGCGCCTCGGTGAGTGGTTCTGGGGATTCCAGCAGCAGCAGGCGGTGCCCGACATCGTGTCGGTCGCGAAGTCGACGGGCAACGGATATCCGCTGGGGGCGGTGATCACCAGTCGCGCAGTCGCCGATGCCTTCTCCTCGCAGGGCTACTTCTTCTCGTCGACCGGCGGGAGCCCGCTGTCCTGTGCCATCGGGATGACCGTCCTCGACGTGCTGCGTGACGAGGGGCTGCAGGACAACGCCCTGCGAGTCGGCGGCCACCTCAAGACCAGGCTTCTGCAGCTGCGGGACAAGCACCCCATCATCGGTACGGTGCACGGGTTCGGCCTGTATCTGGGGGTCGAGATGATCAGGGACACCACCACATTGGAGCCTGCATCCGAGGAGACCTCGGCGATCTGCGATCGGATGCTCGATCTCGGCGTGATCATCCAGCCTACCGGCGACCACGTGAACATCCTGAAGACCAAACCGCCACTGTGCATCGACACCGAGGCGGCCGACTTCTATGTCGACACGCTGGACCGAGTGCTCACCGAAGGTTGGTAG
- a CDS encoding alpha/beta hydrolase, with amino-acid sequence MSTIRSEPTTATFRGSDDLTLVADEWNNPDATAGFDRSRPSVLMLHGGGQNRFSWKKTGQILASRGLHVVALDSRGHGDSDRSPEAKYTVEALCADTRRVIEQIGRPVVLIGASMGGLTGILAAHEAGPDSVTRLILVDVVPRYEKDGSARIRDFMFSHVHGFETLEDAAEAVAAYLPHRPKPRSPEGLKKNLRHRNGRWYWHWDPAFLTKPQEDPFVRVELLEQAAIELTIPILLIRGKLSDVVSEEAVADFLEKVPNAEFAELSGAGHTAAGDDNDAFSDVVVRFVLR; translated from the coding sequence GTGAGCACAATCCGCAGCGAGCCGACGACCGCGACGTTTCGTGGCTCTGACGACCTGACGCTCGTCGCCGACGAATGGAACAACCCCGACGCGACCGCGGGGTTCGACCGGTCCCGCCCGTCGGTGCTGATGTTGCACGGCGGTGGCCAGAACCGCTTCTCGTGGAAGAAGACCGGGCAGATCCTGGCGTCCCGCGGCCTGCATGTGGTGGCGCTCGACAGTCGGGGTCACGGGGACAGTGACCGCTCACCCGAGGCGAAGTACACCGTGGAGGCGTTGTGCGCGGACACCCGGCGGGTGATCGAGCAGATCGGCCGCCCGGTGGTTCTCATCGGCGCGAGCATGGGTGGGCTGACCGGCATCCTCGCCGCGCATGAAGCCGGCCCCGACAGCGTGACGCGACTGATTCTCGTCGACGTGGTGCCGCGCTACGAGAAGGACGGCAGCGCGCGCATCCGTGACTTCATGTTCAGCCACGTCCACGGGTTCGAAACACTGGAGGACGCGGCCGAGGCGGTCGCCGCGTACCTGCCGCACCGCCCGAAGCCGCGCAGCCCCGAAGGATTGAAGAAGAACCTGAGGCACCGCAACGGCCGGTGGTACTGGCACTGGGATCCGGCGTTCCTCACCAAGCCGCAGGAGGATCCGTTCGTGCGGGTCGAGTTGCTCGAGCAGGCGGCGATCGAGTTGACCATCCCGATTCTGCTCATTCGCGGAAAGCTCTCCGACGTGGTCAGCGAGGAGGCGGTCGCGGACTTCCTGGAGAAGGTCCCCAACGCCGAGTTCGCCGAATTGTCCGGGGCGGGACACACCGCCGCCGGCGACGACAACGACGCGTTCTCGGATGTGGTCGTCCGATTCGTGTTGCGATGA
- a CDS encoding TetR/AcrR family transcriptional regulator, producing MQKWSDPDDDRRRIIEAAHRCLSEPHSGPIPVSAILRSAEVSTRAFYRHFSSKDELFLALLQQECEKVAARVERIAAAAVGTPANQLAAWIGEMFDLMVEPEQRAHLSVVDSEEVRMAKGYQETRDRARCDRERSLATILRRGRDDGSFPITDPDCDAELIGAVVSRALNNETPDDLQHLKQTQAKVLDFALRAVGAVAAV from the coding sequence GTGCAGAAATGGTCCGATCCTGACGACGATCGTCGCAGGATCATCGAGGCTGCGCATCGCTGCCTTTCCGAGCCGCACTCCGGTCCGATCCCGGTGTCGGCCATCCTGCGCAGCGCCGAGGTTTCGACACGGGCGTTCTACCGTCACTTCAGCTCCAAGGACGAGTTGTTCCTGGCGCTGCTCCAGCAGGAATGCGAAAAGGTGGCCGCGCGGGTGGAGCGGATCGCCGCAGCGGCCGTCGGTACCCCCGCCAACCAGCTCGCGGCCTGGATCGGTGAGATGTTCGACCTGATGGTGGAACCCGAGCAGCGGGCGCACCTGAGCGTCGTCGACTCCGAAGAGGTGCGAATGGCCAAGGGGTATCAGGAGACTCGTGACCGCGCGCGGTGCGACCGCGAGCGCTCCCTTGCGACGATCCTGCGCCGGGGCCGCGACGACGGCTCGTTCCCGATCACCGATCCGGATTGTGACGCAGAGTTGATCGGTGCCGTGGTCAGTCGGGCGCTGAACAACGAGACCCCCGACGACCTCCAGCACCTCAAGCAGACACAGGCCAAGGTGCTCGACTTCGCGCTGCGGGCCGTGGGCGCGGTCGCTGCCGTGTGA
- a CDS encoding ABC transporter permease translates to MVASSVVAKPVRAVGGFFSMALDTFVAMFRPPFAWREFISQSWFVARVSILPTLMLTIPYTVLLTFTFNILLREFGAADFSGTGAALGTVRQIGPIVTVLVVAGAGATAMCADLGARTIREELDALRVMGINPIQALVVPRVLAAMLVSLALSATVILVGLAGAYFFTVYIQNVSPGAFASGLTLIIGATDVFIALVKAALFGLSAGLIACYKGISVGGGPAGVGNAVNETVVFTFMALFAINIVATAVAVKVTM, encoded by the coding sequence ATGGTCGCTTCTAGCGTTGTCGCCAAACCCGTCCGGGCAGTCGGCGGATTCTTCTCGATGGCGCTCGACACGTTCGTGGCGATGTTCAGGCCGCCGTTCGCGTGGCGCGAGTTCATCTCCCAGTCCTGGTTCGTCGCACGGGTATCCATCCTGCCGACGCTGATGCTGACCATCCCCTACACGGTGCTGCTGACCTTCACGTTCAACATCCTGCTGCGGGAGTTCGGTGCGGCGGACTTCTCCGGCACCGGCGCGGCGCTGGGCACCGTGCGGCAGATCGGCCCGATCGTCACCGTGCTCGTGGTCGCCGGTGCAGGCGCCACCGCGATGTGTGCCGACCTGGGCGCGCGCACGATCCGCGAGGAACTCGATGCGCTGCGGGTGATGGGTATCAATCCCATTCAGGCTCTTGTCGTTCCGCGGGTGCTCGCGGCAATGCTGGTGTCGTTGGCCCTGTCGGCCACGGTCATCCTGGTCGGATTGGCCGGCGCCTACTTCTTCACCGTGTACATCCAGAACGTTTCCCCGGGCGCTTTCGCCTCCGGCCTGACACTGATCATCGGTGCCACCGACGTCTTCATCGCGCTGGTGAAGGCCGCGCTGTTCGGGCTTTCGGCCGGCCTCATCGCTTGCTACAAGGGTATTTCGGTGGGTGGTGGACCGGCCGGTGTCGGCAACGCGGTCAACGAGACCGTGGTGTTCACCTTCATGGCGCTGTTCGCCATCAACATCGTTGCCACGGCGGTCGCGGTGAAGGTGACGATGTGA
- a CDS encoding ABC transporter permease — protein MTVSRPHSQFPWLKARFRSVVDPWNSVGVQAKFYGRTLRSIHVAITHYRVELLRLIAQMGLGAGALIVIGGTVAIVGFLTVTTGALVAVQGYTDFAEIGVEALTGFASAFFNVRLIAPATTAVALSATIGAGATAQLGAMRINEEIDALEVMGIRSVAYLASTRVIAGLLVVIPLYCVGVLASFWAARFGTTVLYGQSSGVYDHYFRTFLNPVDLFWSLIQCVALAVVIMLVHTYYGFTARGGPAGVGEAVGRAVRTSLIVSAFVLVMISLAVYGQSGNFNLAG, from the coding sequence GTGACCGTTTCGCGGCCCCACTCTCAGTTCCCGTGGCTCAAAGCCCGGTTCCGGTCCGTGGTGGATCCATGGAACAGCGTCGGCGTGCAGGCCAAGTTCTACGGCCGGACGCTGCGCTCGATCCACGTGGCCATCACCCACTACCGCGTCGAGCTTCTCCGGCTGATCGCCCAGATGGGTTTGGGTGCAGGGGCGTTGATCGTCATCGGCGGCACGGTCGCGATCGTCGGATTCCTCACCGTGACCACCGGCGCACTGGTGGCGGTGCAGGGTTACACCGACTTCGCCGAAATCGGCGTCGAGGCACTCACCGGCTTCGCTTCGGCGTTCTTCAACGTGCGTCTGATCGCGCCGGCGACGACGGCGGTGGCGCTGTCGGCGACCATCGGCGCGGGTGCCACCGCGCAACTCGGTGCGATGCGGATCAACGAGGAGATCGACGCGCTCGAGGTGATGGGTATCCGCAGCGTCGCCTATCTGGCCTCCACCCGGGTCATTGCCGGTCTGCTCGTGGTCATTCCGCTGTACTGCGTTGGCGTGCTCGCGTCGTTCTGGGCGGCTCGATTCGGCACGACGGTCCTCTACGGACAGTCGAGCGGCGTCTACGACCACTACTTCCGGACGTTCCTGAACCCGGTCGATCTGTTCTGGTCACTGATCCAGTGCGTGGCGTTGGCAGTGGTGATCATGCTGGTGCACACCTACTACGGTTTCACGGCGCGCGGCGGGCCCGCGGGGGTCGGCGAGGCCGTCGGGCGCGCTGTGCGCACGTCGTTGATCGTGTCGGCCTTCGTGCTGGTGATGATCTCGCTTGCGGTGTACGGGCAATCCGGCAACTTCAACCTGGCGGGCTGA
- a CDS encoding MCE family protein, whose amino-acid sequence MDEEGLQPGWWTLILVAVLAVAVWLTYALFTGTLKSTVPVTLTSDRAGLVMETNAKVKLRGVQVGRVSGIGVTGQENPPVALRLEIDPDKLQFIPSNVEAQIRATTIFGAKFVDLVFPDNPTGRLEAGQVLQSRNVTTEVNTVFQNLVAVLDQVDAAKLNSTLSALADGVRGQGERIGQATTDANEVLLALNPRNETITSDLRALTSFNETFSSAAQDILTTLDAASTTSTTVVNQSQELDALLLSTIGLSNSGISLLAPNQANLIKAINVLEPTTNLLYKYNPSYTCLLLGAKHLLDNGGYESPGGNGRSLVLDAGLALGDDPYNYPRHLPIIGAKGGPGGKPGCGSLPDVSKNWPVRNLVTNTGFGSGLDWRPNPGISFPIYANYLPVTRAVPEPPSIRNLFGGPAIGPIPYPGAPAYGAQLYAPDGTPLWPGLPPAPPPGAPRDPGPTPGSEPFVVPNPAQLQPTAVPWQQVPPPVPAVPGQPAPLPPYYPVP is encoded by the coding sequence ATGGACGAAGAAGGTCTGCAACCCGGGTGGTGGACGCTCATCCTGGTCGCGGTGCTCGCCGTGGCCGTGTGGCTGACGTATGCACTGTTCACCGGAACGCTGAAATCCACGGTCCCCGTGACCTTGACCTCCGACCGGGCGGGCCTGGTCATGGAGACCAACGCGAAGGTCAAACTGCGCGGCGTGCAGGTGGGCCGGGTCTCCGGCATCGGGGTGACGGGTCAGGAGAACCCCCCGGTCGCGTTGCGCCTCGAGATCGACCCGGACAAGCTGCAATTCATCCCGTCCAACGTCGAGGCGCAGATCCGCGCGACCACGATCTTCGGCGCCAAGTTCGTCGATCTGGTGTTCCCCGACAACCCCACCGGCCGCCTCGAGGCGGGCCAGGTACTGCAGTCCCGGAACGTGACCACCGAGGTCAACACCGTGTTCCAGAACCTCGTCGCGGTGCTCGATCAGGTTGATGCAGCCAAGCTCAACAGCACCCTGTCGGCTCTGGCCGACGGCGTCCGCGGTCAGGGTGAGCGCATCGGCCAGGCCACCACCGACGCCAATGAGGTTCTGCTCGCGCTGAACCCGCGCAACGAAACCATCACCTCCGACCTCCGGGCGCTGACTTCCTTCAACGAGACGTTCAGTTCGGCCGCGCAGGACATCCTGACGACGCTGGACGCGGCGAGCACAACAAGCACCACCGTGGTGAACCAGTCCCAGGAACTGGATGCGTTGCTGCTGTCCACGATCGGGCTGTCCAACAGCGGTATCAGCCTGCTGGCACCGAACCAGGCCAACCTGATCAAGGCCATCAACGTGCTGGAGCCGACGACGAACCTGCTCTACAAGTACAACCCGTCGTACACCTGCCTGCTGTTGGGCGCCAAGCACCTCCTCGACAACGGTGGGTACGAAAGCCCCGGCGGCAACGGCCGCTCGCTGGTGCTCGATGCCGGATTGGCGCTGGGCGACGACCCCTACAACTACCCGCGACATCTGCCGATCATCGGCGCCAAGGGTGGCCCCGGCGGCAAGCCCGGCTGTGGCTCGCTGCCGGACGTGTCGAAGAACTGGCCGGTACGCAATCTCGTCACCAACACCGGCTTCGGCAGCGGGCTGGACTGGCGCCCCAACCCGGGCATCTCCTTCCCCATCTACGCCAACTACCTGCCGGTGACCCGTGCGGTCCCGGAGCCGCCGAGCATCCGCAACCTGTTCGGCGGACCCGCCATCGGACCGATCCCGTACCCCGGCGCCCCGGCTTACGGTGCGCAGCTTTACGCGCCCGACGGCACACCGCTGTGGCCCGGCCTGCCACCGGCGCCACCGCCAGGGGCTCCGCGGGATCCGGGACCGACGCCGGGTAGCGAGCCGTTCGTGGTTCCTAATCCTGCGCAGCTGCAACCTACGGCCGTTCCCTGGCAACAGGTCCCGCCCCCGGTTCCGGCCGTGCCCGGACAGCCCGCACCTCTACCGCCCTACTACCCAGTGCCATGA
- a CDS encoding virulence factor Mce family protein has translation MTANIRGDAVRLGVFLAVCLLGVFALFAVFGQMRFGEKSHQYRAEFVNVTGLETNDFVRIAGVEVGKVTKVEIQPDTTALVEFSADDSVVLTQGNRAVIRYDDLIGGRYLALEEGAGGVERLNPGDTIPLALTSPALDLDALIGGFRPLFQALDPEQINALSGQLITALQGQGGTINSFLAQTAALTSTLADRDQLIGDVIINLNTVLGSLGDQSDQFGKAVDSLSELVEGLESRGEEISSGLAYTNAAAGTIADLLSEARPPLQKVVNETDRTAGIVVADADYFDNLLNTLPDAYQALARQGIYGDFFSFYLCDLVLKLNGKGGQPVYVKVAGQDTGRCAPR, from the coding sequence ATGACAGCGAATATCCGTGGAGACGCAGTGCGTCTCGGGGTGTTCCTGGCTGTGTGCCTGCTCGGTGTGTTCGCTCTGTTCGCGGTGTTCGGGCAGATGCGGTTCGGCGAGAAGTCCCATCAGTACCGCGCCGAGTTCGTGAACGTGACCGGGTTGGAGACCAACGATTTCGTCCGGATCGCCGGTGTCGAGGTCGGCAAGGTCACGAAGGTGGAGATCCAGCCCGACACCACCGCGCTGGTCGAGTTCTCCGCAGACGATTCGGTGGTTCTCACCCAGGGCAACAGAGCTGTCATCCGATACGACGATCTGATCGGCGGCCGCTACCTGGCGCTGGAGGAAGGCGCGGGCGGGGTAGAGAGGCTCAACCCGGGGGACACCATTCCGCTGGCCCTCACCTCACCGGCACTGGATCTCGATGCACTGATCGGTGGCTTCCGGCCACTGTTCCAGGCGCTGGATCCCGAACAGATCAACGCGCTGTCCGGTCAGCTCATCACCGCCCTGCAGGGCCAGGGCGGCACCATCAACTCGTTCCTGGCGCAGACCGCCGCCCTGACGAGCACGCTGGCCGACCGGGACCAGTTGATCGGTGACGTCATCATCAACCTGAACACCGTGCTCGGGTCGCTGGGTGATCAGAGCGACCAGTTCGGCAAGGCGGTCGACTCACTCTCGGAACTGGTGGAAGGGCTGGAATCCCGGGGCGAAGAGATCAGCAGCGGGCTGGCCTACACCAACGCCGCGGCGGGCACCATCGCCGACCTGTTGTCCGAGGCTCGTCCGCCTCTGCAGAAGGTGGTCAACGAGACGGACCGAACCGCCGGGATCGTCGTCGCGGACGCCGACTACTTCGACAACCTCCTCAACACGCTGCCGGATGCCTACCAGGCGCTGGCCCGGCAGGGCATCTACGGTGACTTCTTCAGCTTCTACCTGTGCGACCTCGTGCTCAAGCTCAACGGCAAGGGCGGACAACCGGTGTATGTGAAGGTGGCCGGCCAGGACACCGGGAGGTGCGCACCGCGATGA
- a CDS encoding MCE family protein, with amino-acid sequence MKPFSERNQFVVGAVGLAATAAIVLGAINYERLPFVEQGREYTANFAEAGGLTTDAAVQVSGFKVGQVKSIELDGPQVLVTFTVDKDIRLGDRTEAAIKTKGLLGTKILEVVARGDGQQDGTIPLARTTSPYQLPDALGELATTISGLDTDQLSDSLRVLSATFADTPPQLKIAVEGVARFSDTLNERDAELRGLLANANKATTVLAERSDQVVSLVSNTNALLAELQSQSAALDQISGSISALSQQLQGFIGENRETMKPALDKLNGVLTILDNRKERLQKSLNLLNQYSLSLGESVSSGPFFKNYISNLLPGQFLQPFIDVAFSDLGLDPNVLLPSQRSDPQVGQPGTPAMPVPFPRTGQGGEPRMTIPDAITGNVGDQGCGPGGPGGLPAPGPTGCYPYREPPPAPPPGGPPPGPPAEAPHGLGSVPAPTPNPVYVPAPGEAPPIATVEGTP; translated from the coding sequence ATGAAGCCTTTCAGTGAACGCAACCAGTTCGTGGTCGGTGCCGTCGGCCTCGCCGCCACCGCGGCGATCGTGCTCGGGGCGATCAACTACGAGCGACTGCCGTTCGTCGAGCAGGGACGCGAGTACACCGCCAACTTCGCCGAGGCCGGCGGCCTGACCACCGATGCGGCCGTACAGGTTTCGGGCTTCAAGGTCGGCCAGGTCAAGTCCATCGAGCTGGACGGACCCCAGGTGCTGGTGACGTTCACGGTCGATAAGGACATCCGGCTCGGTGACCGGACCGAGGCGGCGATCAAGACCAAGGGCCTGCTCGGGACCAAGATCCTGGAGGTCGTCGCGCGCGGTGACGGCCAGCAGGACGGCACCATTCCGTTGGCCCGCACCACCTCGCCCTACCAACTCCCGGACGCCCTCGGTGAGCTCGCGACCACGATCAGCGGCCTCGACACCGATCAGCTGTCCGATTCGCTTCGGGTGCTCTCGGCGACGTTCGCCGACACACCACCGCAGTTGAAGATCGCGGTCGAGGGCGTGGCGCGGTTCTCCGACACCCTCAACGAGCGCGACGCGGAACTGCGTGGCCTGCTTGCCAATGCGAACAAGGCCACCACCGTGCTGGCCGAACGCAGCGATCAGGTGGTCAGCCTCGTCTCCAACACCAATGCGCTACTGGCCGAACTGCAGAGCCAGAGTGCGGCGCTGGATCAGATCTCCGGCAGCATCTCCGCGCTCAGCCAACAACTCCAGGGCTTCATCGGCGAGAACCGCGAAACGATGAAACCCGCGTTGGACAAGCTCAACGGGGTTCTGACGATCCTGGACAACCGCAAAGAACGCCTGCAGAAGTCGCTCAACCTGTTGAACCAGTACTCGCTGTCGTTGGGCGAGTCGGTCTCGTCGGGTCCGTTCTTCAAGAACTACATCTCCAATCTGCTGCCCGGGCAGTTCCTTCAGCCGTTCATCGACGTGGCCTTCTCCGATCTGGGACTGGACCCGAACGTGCTGCTGCCGTCCCAGCGCAGCGACCCGCAGGTCGGCCAGCCCGGCACGCCCGCGATGCCGGTGCCGTTCCCGAGGACCGGCCAGGGTGGCGAACCTCGGATGACGATCCCCGATGCCATCACCGGCAATGTGGGCGACCAGGGGTGCGGCCCGGGTGGACCGGGAGGCCTGCCTGCGCCCGGTCCCACCGGTTGTTATCCGTACCGTGAGCCGCCGCCCGCACCGCCGCCGGGCGGTCCGCCGCCGGGACCACCGGCTGAGGCACCGCACGGACTCGGCTCCGTCCCGGCCCCGACGCCGAATCCGGTGTACGTCCCTGCGCCCGGTGAGGCACCTCCGATCGCGACCGTGGAGGGCACCCCATGA